One Lampris incognitus isolate fLamInc1 unplaced genomic scaffold, fLamInc1.hap2 scaffold_282, whole genome shotgun sequence genomic region harbors:
- the LOC130133349 gene encoding H-2 class II histocompatibility antigen, E-S beta chain-like, with amino-acid sequence LSVPDAFLKYDLYTCVFTSSELPDIEYINSMYFNKIEVMRFNSTAGKWVGYDEFGIHNAERFNNDPAEMAVRRALKETYCKHNIEIRYRAALDKTAEPSVRLTSVTPPSGRHPAMLMCSVYNFYPKYISVTWLRDGQPVTSDVTSTDELANGDWYYQIHSYLEYTPRSGEKITCMVEHASFPSPKKVDWNPSMSQSDRNKIASGASGLLLGLILSLAGLIYYKRKARGRVLVPTS; translated from the exons ctttctgttccaGATGCGTTTTTGAAATATGACCTGTACACATGTGTGTTCACCTCCTCTGAGCTTCCTGACATAGAGTACATAAACTCTATGTATTTCAATAAGATAGAAGTTATGAGGTTTAACAGCACTGCGGGGAAGTGGGTTGGATACGACGAGTTTGGTATCCATAACGCAGAGCGCTTTAACAACGATCCTGcagagatggcagtaaggagagcTCTGAAAGAGACGTACTGCAAACATAATATAGAGATACGGTACCGAGCTGCActggataagacag ctgagcccagtgtgagactgacttcagtgacgccccctagtggccgacatccggccatgctgatgtgcagtgtctacaacttctaccccaaatacatcagtgtcacctggctgagagacggacagccggtgacctctgacgtcacttccaccgatgagctggcaaatggtgattggtactaccagatccactcctacctggagtacacgcccag gtctggagagaagatcacctgcatggtggaacacgccagtttcccctctcctaagaaagtggactgga atccctccatgtcacaatcagacagaaacaagatcgccagcggagcgtcaggtctgcttctgggtttgattttgtctttggcaggtctgatctactacaagaggaaggccagag ggcgtgttctggttccaaccagctga